In Paenibacillus guangzhouensis, a single window of DNA contains:
- the uvrB gene encoding excinuclease ABC subunit UvrB has product MSDIVVSSSKFQLESEFSPQGDQPQAIAELVEGIHNGKKYQTLLGATGTGKTFTIAQTIAQVNRPTLIIAHNKTLAAQLCSEFKEFFPNNAVSYFVSYYDYYQPEAYIPSSDTYIEKDSSINEEIDKLRHSATASLFERRDVIIIASVSCIYGLGSPMEYKSMVLSLRVGMEKPRNQILSKLVDIQYQRNDLNFVRGTFRVRGDVVEIFPASKGEHAVRIELFGDEIERITEIDVLTGELIGEREHVSIFPASHFVTQEETMKRALVNIERELEERLEVLRANGKLLEAQRLEQRTRYDIEMMQEVGFCSGIENYSGPLTFREPGATPYTLMDYFPDDFLIVIDESHVTLPQIRAMYNGDRARKTVLVEHGFRLPSALDNRPLQFEEFEQKAGQCVYVSATPGPYELEHCPEMVQQIIRPTGLLDPVIEIRPTKGQIDDLIGEIRDRIAKDERVLVTTLTKKMSEDLTDYFKEIGIKVRYLHSDIKTLERMSILRDLRLGTFHVLVGINLLREGLDLPEVSLVAILDADKEGFLRAERSLIQTIGRAARNAEGHVLMYADKMTDSMQKAISETERRRSIQMAYNEKHGITPQTIKKKVREVIEATKVAEQKADYLTGAGAKMSKKDRSSMIERLEAEMKEAAKNLQFERAAELRDALMELKSQD; this is encoded by the coding sequence ATGAGTGATATTGTCGTAAGTTCTAGTAAGTTCCAGCTTGAATCTGAATTTTCGCCGCAAGGGGATCAACCGCAAGCGATTGCGGAATTGGTCGAAGGGATTCATAACGGGAAGAAATATCAGACGCTGCTCGGTGCAACGGGCACAGGGAAGACATTTACGATTGCACAGACGATTGCTCAAGTGAACCGGCCAACCCTAATCATTGCACACAACAAGACGCTGGCAGCACAGCTGTGCAGTGAGTTCAAGGAATTTTTCCCGAATAATGCGGTATCCTATTTCGTCAGTTACTATGACTATTACCAACCGGAGGCGTACATTCCTTCGTCCGATACGTATATCGAGAAGGATTCCAGTATCAATGAGGAGATTGATAAACTGCGTCACTCCGCGACGGCATCGCTCTTCGAGCGCCGAGATGTCATCATCATCGCGAGTGTGTCTTGTATCTATGGCTTAGGATCGCCGATGGAATATAAGAGCATGGTTCTGTCGCTTCGCGTCGGGATGGAGAAGCCGCGGAATCAGATTCTATCGAAGCTGGTAGACATTCAATATCAACGCAATGACCTGAACTTCGTACGCGGTACATTCCGCGTTCGCGGCGATGTCGTGGAGATCTTCCCGGCTTCGAAGGGGGAGCACGCCGTTCGTATTGAGCTATTCGGTGATGAGATTGAGCGGATTACGGAGATCGATGTCTTGACCGGTGAGTTGATTGGTGAACGTGAACATGTGTCGATCTTCCCGGCGTCTCACTTCGTCACCCAAGAAGAGACGATGAAGCGAGCGCTCGTTAATATTGAACGTGAACTGGAAGAACGGTTAGAGGTGCTGCGCGCGAATGGGAAGCTGCTCGAAGCGCAGCGGCTTGAACAACGTACACGGTACGATATTGAGATGATGCAGGAAGTCGGGTTCTGCTCGGGGATTGAGAACTATTCTGGACCATTAACGTTCCGTGAGCCCGGGGCGACGCCTTATACGTTAATGGATTACTTCCCAGATGATTTCTTGATCGTCATTGATGAGTCCCACGTCACATTGCCGCAGATTCGGGCGATGTACAATGGTGACCGTGCGCGGAAGACGGTGCTGGTTGAGCATGGATTCCGCTTGCCGTCTGCACTGGATAACCGACCGCTGCAATTCGAGGAGTTCGAGCAGAAGGCAGGCCAGTGCGTGTACGTATCGGCAACACCGGGTCCGTATGAGCTGGAGCATTGTCCAGAGATGGTGCAGCAGATCATTCGTCCAACGGGATTGCTCGACCCTGTGATTGAGATCCGTCCAACGAAAGGACAGATTGATGATCTTATTGGGGAAATCCGTGACCGGATTGCGAAGGATGAGCGGGTACTCGTGACGACACTCACGAAGAAGATGTCAGAGGATCTGACAGACTACTTCAAGGAGATCGGCATCAAGGTGCGTTACCTTCACTCCGATATTAAGACACTAGAGCGGATGTCGATCCTTCGGGATCTGCGTCTTGGTACATTCCACGTCTTGGTGGGGATTAACTTGCTGCGGGAAGGTCTTGACTTGCCGGAAGTATCGCTCGTCGCGATTCTGGACGCGGATAAGGAAGGCTTCCTGCGCGCAGAGCGTTCGTTGATCCAGACGATCGGCCGTGCGGCGCGTAACGCGGAAGGTCACGTTCTTATGTATGCCGACAAAATGACGGACTCGATGCAAAAGGCGATTTCGGAGACCGAACGCCGCCGTTCGATCCAGATGGCGTACAACGAGAAGCATGGCATTACACCGCAGACGATCAAGAAGAAGGTACGCGAGGTTATCGAAGCGACGAAGGTTGCGGAGCAAAAGGCCGATTACCTCACTGGCGCTGGCGCGAAGATGTCGAAGAAAGATCGCTCGTCGATGATCGAACGTCTCGAAGCCGAGATGAAGGAAGCGGCGAAGAACTTGCAGTTCGAGCGCGCCGCGGAGCTGCGTGACGCGTTGATGGAATTGAAGTCGCAGGACTAA